One genomic segment of Bradyrhizobium diazoefficiens includes these proteins:
- a CDS encoding LLM class flavin-dependent oxidoreductase has translation MIPLSVLDLSVVTTGTKPAAALRNSIDLARHADGLGYVRYWLAEHHNLASVASPAPDVMIGQIAAVTKQIRVGSGGVMLPNHAPLVVAERFKMLEALFPGRIDLGLGRAPGTDGATAYALRSRLDRREGDDFLERLHELILWETREFPSGHPYHNVVAMPDDTPLPPIWLLGSSDYSSELAAQVGMGFAFAHHFASHDAIEAMVHYRNHFQPSAWSASPHAVLAVAIIAADTDEEAEKLASSFDLNRLRRDRGQYLPLPSVEEALAYPYTDAERTSILRNRSRLFVGNPATVRNKLQPLIEASKPDELMVITAVYDHEARKKSYSLLAEAFGLVKPAT, from the coding sequence ATGATCCCGCTCTCAGTCCTCGACCTCTCGGTCGTTACCACAGGCACCAAACCCGCCGCGGCGCTGCGCAACAGCATCGATCTGGCGCGCCACGCGGACGGGCTCGGCTATGTCCGCTACTGGCTCGCCGAGCATCACAACCTCGCCTCGGTGGCGAGCCCGGCGCCCGACGTGATGATCGGGCAGATCGCGGCGGTGACCAAGCAGATCCGCGTCGGCTCCGGCGGGGTAATGCTGCCCAACCACGCGCCGCTGGTCGTGGCCGAGCGCTTCAAAATGCTGGAGGCGCTGTTTCCCGGCCGCATCGATCTCGGCCTTGGCCGCGCGCCTGGCACCGATGGTGCCACGGCCTATGCGCTCCGCAGCAGGCTGGATCGCCGCGAAGGCGATGATTTCCTGGAGCGGCTGCACGAACTGATCCTGTGGGAGACGCGGGAATTTCCCTCGGGTCATCCCTATCACAACGTCGTCGCGATGCCCGACGATACGCCGCTGCCGCCAATCTGGCTGCTCGGCTCCAGCGACTATTCCTCGGAGCTCGCGGCGCAAGTCGGCATGGGCTTCGCCTTCGCACACCATTTTGCGTCCCACGATGCGATCGAGGCGATGGTGCACTATCGCAATCACTTCCAGCCCTCGGCCTGGAGCGCGAGCCCGCACGCGGTCCTCGCGGTCGCAATTATCGCGGCGGATACCGACGAGGAGGCCGAAAAGCTCGCCTCGTCATTCGACCTCAACCGTCTGCGCCGGGACCGCGGCCAATATCTGCCGCTGCCGAGCGTCGAGGAAGCGCTGGCCTATCCCTATACGGATGCCGAGCGGACCTCGATCCTGCGCAACCGCTCACGGCTGTTCGTCGGCAATCCGGCGACGGTGCGGAATAAGCTTCAGCCGTTGATCGAGGCCAGCAAGCCGGACGAACTCATGGTGATCACGGCGGTCTACGACCACGAGGCGCGGAAGAAGTCGTATTCGCTACTGGCGGAGGCGTTTGGGCTGGTGAAGCCCGCGACGTAA
- a CDS encoding c-type cytochrome has protein sequence MDSFELNKILGAVLGTCLVLLVTSFTAQALFSPKMPEKPGFEIAVKEEAGDKGGAAPAAAPSEPIEKLLQTASVEKGAAAAKKCGACHTFEKGGPNRVGPNLYGIVGEPRGEGRGFNFSAAMKAKGGTWTFDELNKFIANPKGYIPGTAMGFAGIPKDSERADVIAYLNSLSDHPEPLPTASK, from the coding sequence ATGGACTCTTTCGAACTGAACAAGATTCTCGGTGCCGTGCTCGGCACCTGTCTCGTCCTGCTGGTGACGAGCTTCACCGCCCAGGCGCTGTTCTCGCCCAAGATGCCGGAAAAGCCGGGCTTTGAGATCGCCGTGAAGGAAGAGGCCGGCGACAAGGGCGGCGCCGCCCCGGCGGCCGCTCCGTCCGAGCCGATCGAAAAGCTGCTCCAGACCGCATCGGTCGAGAAGGGCGCCGCCGCCGCCAAGAAGTGCGGCGCCTGCCACACCTTCGAGAAGGGCGGCCCGAACCGCGTCGGTCCGAACCTCTATGGCATCGTCGGCGAGCCGAGGGGCGAAGGGCGCGGCTTTAACTTCTCAGCCGCCATGAAGGCCAAGGGCGGCACCTGGACTTTCGACGAGCTGAACAAGTTCATCGCTAATCCGAAGGGCTATATCCCGGGCACCGCGATGGGCTTCGCCGGCATTCCGAAGGACTCCGAGCGCGCCGACGTCATCGCCTATCTGAATTCGCTGTCAGATCATCCCGAACCGCTGCCGACGGCCTCGAAATAA
- a CDS encoding ABC transporter permease: MTITAPTPIETTTQSPLGEVVPITGKPFAPSPLNRRRWQNFRANRRGYWSFWIFIALFVISLFAELIANDRPFLIKFDGRLYWPAFVTYSETTFGGDFETAADYRDPYLQKLIKDKGGSIVWPLIRYSYDTHNLDLPTPAPSPPTWMLTEAQCKPVVEKKGLKSCRDLEYNWLGTDDQGRDVVARLIYGFRISVLFGLCLTIISSVIGVAAGAVQGYFGGWVDLIFQRFIEIWTAIPSLYLLLILSSVLVPGFFVLLGILLLFSWVSLVGLVRAEFLRGRNFEYIQAARSLGVSNPVIMFRHLLPNAMVATMTFLPFIVSSSVMTLTALDFLGFGLPPGSPSLGELLSQAKSNVQAPWLGFSGFFSVAIMLSLLIFIGEAVRDAFDPRKTFR; the protein is encoded by the coding sequence ATGACGATCACCGCACCGACGCCGATCGAGACCACGACCCAGTCTCCGCTGGGAGAGGTCGTTCCGATCACGGGCAAGCCGTTCGCGCCTTCGCCGCTCAACCGGCGGCGCTGGCAGAACTTCAGGGCCAACCGGCGCGGCTACTGGTCGTTCTGGATCTTCATTGCCCTGTTCGTGATCTCGCTGTTCGCCGAGCTGATTGCCAACGATCGGCCCTTCCTGATCAAGTTCGACGGCCGCCTGTATTGGCCCGCCTTTGTGACCTATTCGGAAACCACGTTCGGCGGCGATTTCGAGACCGCCGCCGACTATCGCGACCCCTACCTGCAGAAGCTCATCAAGGATAAGGGCGGCAGCATCGTCTGGCCGCTGATCCGTTACTCCTACGACACGCACAATCTCGATCTGCCGACGCCGGCGCCGTCGCCACCGACCTGGATGCTGACGGAAGCGCAATGCAAGCCGGTGGTGGAGAAGAAGGGGCTGAAGAGCTGCCGCGATCTCGAATACAACTGGCTTGGCACCGACGATCAGGGCCGGGACGTGGTGGCGCGGCTGATTTACGGCTTCCGCATCTCGGTGCTGTTCGGTCTTTGCCTCACCATCATCTCGTCGGTCATAGGCGTCGCGGCGGGGGCGGTGCAGGGCTATTTCGGCGGCTGGGTCGACCTCATCTTCCAGCGCTTCATCGAGATCTGGACGGCGATTCCCTCGCTCTATCTTCTCCTGATCCTGTCCTCGGTGCTCGTGCCCGGCTTCTTCGTGCTGCTCGGCATCTTGCTGCTGTTCTCATGGGTCTCGCTGGTCGGTCTGGTGCGGGCCGAGTTCCTGCGCGGGCGCAACTTCGAATATATCCAGGCGGCGCGGTCGCTCGGCGTCTCCAACCCCGTCATCATGTTCCGTCACCTGCTGCCGAATGCGATGGTCGCGACCATGACGTTCCTGCCGTTCATCGTGTCGAGTTCGGTGATGACGCTGACGGCGCTCGACTTCCTCGGCTTCGGTCTGCCGCCCGGATCGCCCTCGCTCGGCGAGCTGCTGTCGCAGGCCAAGTCCAATGTGCAGGCGCCCTGGCTCGGCTTCTCCGGCTTCTTCTCGGTCGCGATCATGCTGTCGCTGCTGATCTTCATCGGCGAAGCCGTGCGCGACGCCTTCGATCCGCGCAAGACGTTCAGGTAG
- a CDS encoding microcin C ABC transporter permease YejB translates to MSAYIARRILLMIPTLLGILFVSFVVVQFAPGGPVERVIAQLSGADTGGSSRISGGGDFAQRAPGQLGAGGDAINSKYRGAQGLDPDFIKKLEVQFGFDKPAPERFALMVWNFARFDFGKSYFRDVSVLQLIKEKLPVSISLGIWLTLLTYLISIPLGIRKAVNDGARFDTWTSTVLVLGYAIPGFLFAILLIILFAGGSFFNWFPLRGLTSDGWSQFPWYWKIIDYFWHLTLPLIAMGLGAFTTMTFLTKNSFLDEIRKQYVMTARAKGCSENRVLYGHVFRNAMLIVIAGFPGTFIHAFFSGSLLIETIFSLDGLGLLSFESVLNRDYPVVFGTLYIFSLVGLVINLISDLTYMWIDPRIDFEAREV, encoded by the coding sequence ATGAGCGCTTATATCGCCCGCCGCATCCTGCTGATGATCCCGACCCTGCTCGGGATTCTCTTCGTGTCCTTTGTCGTGGTGCAGTTCGCGCCGGGCGGCCCGGTCGAGCGCGTCATCGCGCAGCTCTCGGGCGCCGATACCGGCGGCAGCTCGCGCATTTCCGGCGGCGGAGACTTCGCCCAGCGCGCGCCGGGACAGTTAGGGGCCGGCGGCGATGCCATCAACTCGAAATATCGCGGCGCCCAGGGTCTCGATCCTGACTTCATCAAGAAGCTGGAGGTGCAATTTGGCTTTGACAAGCCGGCGCCGGAACGCTTCGCGCTGATGGTGTGGAATTTCGCCCGCTTCGATTTCGGCAAGAGCTATTTCCGCGACGTCAGCGTGCTCCAGCTCATCAAGGAGAAGCTGCCTGTCTCGATCTCGCTCGGAATCTGGCTGACGCTTCTGACCTATCTGATTTCCATCCCGCTCGGCATTCGCAAGGCCGTGAACGACGGCGCGCGGTTCGACACCTGGACGTCGACCGTGCTCGTGCTCGGCTATGCGATTCCGGGCTTCCTGTTCGCCATCCTCCTGATCATCCTGTTTGCCGGCGGCTCGTTCTTCAACTGGTTTCCGCTGCGCGGGTTGACGTCGGACGGCTGGTCGCAATTTCCCTGGTACTGGAAGATCATCGATTATTTCTGGCATCTGACGCTGCCGCTGATCGCCATGGGGTTAGGTGCGTTCACCACCATGACGTTCCTGACCAAGAACTCGTTCCTGGACGAGATCCGCAAGCAATACGTCATGACTGCGCGCGCCAAGGGCTGCAGCGAGAACCGGGTGCTCTACGGCCACGTGTTCCGCAACGCCATGCTGATCGTGATCGCCGGCTTCCCGGGGACCTTCATCCACGCCTTCTTTTCGGGCTCGCTTCTGATCGAGACCATCTTCTCGCTGGACGGGCTGGGACTGCTCAGCTTCGAGAGCGTGCTCAACCGCGACTATCCGGTGGTGTTCGGTACGCTCTACATCTTTTCGCTGGTCGGACTCGTGATCAACCTGATCTCCGACCTGACCTATATGTGGATCGATCCCCGGATCGATTTCGAGGCGCGGGAGGTCTGA
- a CDS encoding prephenate dehydratase, whose product MSKMKIAFQGEPGANSHIAIVEAYPDAEPMPCATFEDALSAISSGEADLGMIPIENSVAGRVADIHHLLPASGLFIIGEWFLPVRHQLMAVKGTRIDDVKSVESHVHALGQCRRIIRKLGIKPIVHADTAGSARDISERNDKTVAAIASRLAAKIYGLDILAEDIEDEAHNTTRFVVLAREPKWAAQGSGPLVTTFVFRVRNLPAALYKALGGFATNGVNMTKLESYMVDGNFFATQFYADVDGHPDDKGLAFAIEELKFFSREFRIVGVYPGHPFRATFSEAQD is encoded by the coding sequence ATGAGCAAGATGAAGATCGCATTCCAGGGCGAGCCCGGCGCCAACTCCCACATCGCCATCGTCGAGGCCTATCCAGACGCCGAGCCAATGCCCTGCGCCACCTTCGAAGACGCGCTGTCGGCGATCTCGTCCGGCGAGGCCGATCTCGGCATGATCCCGATCGAGAACTCGGTCGCGGGCCGCGTTGCCGACATCCATCACCTGCTGCCGGCCTCCGGCCTCTTCATCATCGGCGAATGGTTCTTGCCGGTCCGGCATCAGCTGATGGCGGTGAAGGGGACCAGGATCGACGACGTCAAGAGCGTCGAGAGCCATGTCCATGCGCTCGGGCAGTGCCGGCGCATCATCCGCAAGCTCGGCATCAAGCCGATCGTGCACGCCGACACCGCCGGCAGCGCCCGCGACATTTCCGAGCGCAACGACAAGACCGTCGCCGCCATCGCCTCGCGCCTCGCCGCCAAGATCTACGGCCTCGACATCCTCGCCGAGGACATCGAGGACGAAGCCCACAACACCACGCGCTTCGTGGTGTTGGCGCGCGAGCCGAAATGGGCGGCGCAGGGCTCCGGCCCGCTGGTCACCACTTTTGTCTTCCGCGTGCGCAATTTGCCGGCCGCGCTCTACAAGGCGCTGGGCGGCTTTGCCACCAACGGCGTCAACATGACCAAGCTCGAGAGCTACATGGTCGACGGCAATTTCTTCGCCACGCAGTTTTACGCGGACGTCGACGGCCACCCCGATGACAAGGGCCTCGCGTTTGCGATCGAGGAGCTGAAATTCTTCTCGCGCGAATTCCGCATCGTCGGCGTGTATCCCGGTCACCCGTTCCGCGCGACGTTTAGCGAAGCGCAGGATTGA
- the metF gene encoding methylenetetrahydrofolate reductase [NAD(P)H] encodes MTDLTIPAQANGQDGHLKRPAISFEFFPPKTEDMERNLWETINRLAPLEPKFVSVTYGAGGSTRERTHSTITRILKETALLPAAHLTCVGASRGEIDEIVDRYHEVGVRHIVALRGDPVGGIGTPYASHPEGYQSSADLVAGIKKRHADIEVSVSAYPEKHPEARDFDADIDTLQAKVDAGAARAITQVFFDNDLYFRYLDRVRARGISIPIVPGIMPMHNFKQARNFVTRAGTTVPDWFAAKFEGLDDDAETRKLVAATVAAGQVQKLAKHGVDTFHFYTMNRADLVFAISHLLGIRAKSAQKAA; translated from the coding sequence ATGACCGATCTGACGATTCCTGCCCAAGCCAACGGGCAAGACGGGCATCTGAAGCGGCCTGCGATCTCGTTCGAGTTTTTTCCGCCCAAGACGGAAGATATGGAACGCAATCTCTGGGAGACCATCAACCGGCTCGCCCCGCTCGAGCCGAAATTCGTCTCGGTGACCTATGGCGCCGGCGGCTCGACCCGTGAGCGCACCCATTCGACCATCACGCGGATCCTGAAAGAAACCGCGCTGCTGCCGGCCGCGCACCTGACCTGCGTCGGCGCCTCGCGCGGCGAGATCGACGAGATCGTCGACCGCTATCACGAGGTCGGCGTCCGCCACATCGTGGCCTTGCGCGGCGATCCCGTGGGCGGCATCGGCACGCCCTATGCCAGCCATCCCGAGGGCTATCAGAGCTCTGCCGACCTCGTCGCGGGCATCAAGAAGCGCCACGCGGATATCGAGGTGTCCGTCTCGGCCTATCCCGAGAAACACCCCGAGGCGCGCGACTTCGATGCCGACATCGACACGCTTCAGGCAAAGGTCGATGCCGGCGCGGCGCGCGCGATCACCCAGGTGTTCTTCGACAACGATCTCTACTTCCGCTATCTCGACCGCGTCCGCGCCCGCGGCATCAGCATCCCGATCGTGCCGGGCATCATGCCCATGCACAATTTCAAACAGGCGCGCAATTTCGTCACCCGCGCCGGCACCACCGTGCCGGACTGGTTCGCCGCGAAGTTCGAGGGCCTCGATGACGACGCCGAGACCCGCAAGCTGGTGGCCGCCACAGTTGCCGCCGGCCAGGTGCAGAAGCTCGCCAAGCACGGCGTCGACACCTTCCATTTCTACACCATGAACCGTGCCGATCTCGTGTTCGCGATCAGCCATTTGCTCGGCATTCGCGCCAAGAGCGCGCAGAAGGCGGCTTAA
- a CDS encoding extracellular solute-binding protein, whose protein sequence is MAQLSRRHVLALGVGGALSAAALRGAAASEMPTEAHGISAFGDLKYPADFHHFDYVNVDAPKGGTFSLIPSVRAYNQSYQTFNSLNAFILKGDGAQGMDMTFAPLMVRASDEPDAMYGLAARSVQISPDRLVYRFTMRPEAKFHDGTRLTAHDAAFSLTALKTKGHPLIIVQMRDMASAEALDDATLVVTFAKGRARDVPLYVAGLPIFSKAYYATRAFDESTLDIPLGSGPYKVGRFEVNRYIEYERVKDWWAADLPVCRGSYNFDVVRYEFYRDRDVAFEGFTGKSYLYREEFTARIWATRYDFPAVKDGRVKMEVVPDDTPSGAQGWFINTRRDKFRDPRVREALINAFDFEWTNKTIMYGAYARTVSPFQNSDLMAGDGPPSPEELKLLEPFRGQVPDDVFAAPFSPPVTDGSGQDRSLLRKAQQLLNEAGVPIKDGKRVLPNGEPFRIEFLLDEPSFQPHHAPYVKNLGTLGIEASVRLVDAVQYRARQEDFDFDMTIQRFSMSATPGDAMRSFFSSQVANTKGSYNLAGVASPAIDAMIEKIMAADSREELTVACRAFDRLFRAGRYWVPQWYNKTHRLAYWDQFGHPQKLPRYANGVGAPDIWWHDGTKAAKLEQAK, encoded by the coding sequence ATGGCGCAGCTTTCACGCCGGCATGTGCTGGCTCTAGGTGTCGGCGGTGCGCTGAGCGCCGCGGCACTGCGTGGCGCGGCGGCGTCGGAAATGCCCACCGAGGCCCACGGCATCTCGGCGTTCGGCGATCTGAAATATCCCGCCGACTTCCATCATTTCGATTATGTCAATGTGGACGCGCCGAAGGGCGGCACGTTCTCGCTGATTCCCTCGGTGCGCGCCTATAACCAGTCCTACCAGACCTTCAACTCGCTCAACGCCTTCATCCTGAAGGGTGACGGCGCGCAAGGCATGGACATGACGTTCGCGCCGCTGATGGTGCGCGCCAGCGACGAGCCGGACGCGATGTACGGGCTGGCTGCCAGATCGGTGCAGATATCGCCGGACAGGCTGGTCTATCGCTTCACGATGCGGCCCGAGGCGAAATTCCACGATGGCACCAGGCTCACCGCGCACGATGCGGCGTTTTCGCTGACGGCATTGAAGACCAAGGGCCATCCGCTGATCATCGTGCAGATGCGCGACATGGCCAGCGCGGAAGCTCTCGACGATGCGACACTCGTCGTCACCTTCGCCAAGGGACGGGCACGCGACGTGCCGCTCTATGTCGCGGGCCTGCCGATCTTCTCCAAGGCGTATTACGCCACGCGGGCCTTCGATGAATCGACGCTGGATATTCCGCTCGGCTCGGGGCCCTATAAGGTCGGCAGATTCGAGGTCAATCGCTACATCGAATACGAGCGGGTCAAGGACTGGTGGGCGGCCGATCTGCCGGTTTGTCGCGGCAGCTACAATTTCGACGTCGTGCGCTACGAGTTCTATCGCGACCGCGATGTCGCCTTCGAAGGGTTTACCGGCAAAAGCTATCTCTATCGCGAGGAGTTCACCGCCCGCATCTGGGCGACTCGCTATGACTTCCCGGCCGTGAAGGACGGCCGCGTCAAGATGGAGGTCGTGCCCGACGATACGCCGTCCGGTGCGCAGGGCTGGTTCATCAACACGCGGCGCGACAAGTTCAGGGATCCGCGCGTGCGCGAAGCCTTGATCAATGCGTTCGACTTCGAGTGGACCAACAAGACGATCATGTACGGTGCCTATGCCCGCACCGTGTCGCCGTTCCAGAATTCCGACCTCATGGCTGGCGATGGTCCGCCTTCGCCGGAAGAGCTGAAGCTGCTGGAGCCGTTCCGCGGCCAGGTCCCCGACGACGTGTTCGCTGCGCCGTTCTCGCCCCCCGTCACGGATGGCTCCGGACAGGACCGCAGCCTGCTGCGCAAGGCGCAGCAATTGCTGAACGAGGCCGGCGTGCCGATCAAGGATGGCAAGCGGGTGCTGCCGAATGGCGAGCCATTCAGGATCGAGTTCCTGCTGGACGAGCCTTCGTTCCAGCCGCACCATGCGCCCTACGTCAAGAATCTTGGAACGCTTGGCATCGAGGCCAGCGTGCGGCTGGTCGATGCCGTGCAATACAGAGCGCGGCAGGAAGATTTCGACTTCGACATGACGATCCAGCGTTTCAGCATGTCGGCGACGCCGGGCGATGCGATGCGCTCGTTCTTCTCCTCGCAGGTCGCGAACACCAAGGGATCGTACAATCTGGCGGGCGTCGCCAGCCCGGCGATCGATGCCATGATCGAGAAGATCATGGCGGCCGACAGCCGCGAGGAATTGACCGTCGCCTGTCGTGCCTTCGATCGCCTGTTCCGTGCCGGCCGTTATTGGGTGCCGCAATGGTACAACAAGACACACCGGCTGGCTTATTGGGACCAGTTCGGTCATCCGCAGAAGCTGCCGCGCTACGCCAATGGCGTCGGCGCCCCCGATATCTGGTGGCATGACGGCACGAAGGCAGCCAAGCTCGAGCAGGCGAAATAG
- a CDS encoding 3-deoxy-manno-octulosonate cytidylyltransferase: protein MIDPRILVLIPARMAATRLPGKPLADIAGLPMIVHVMRRAEAAGIGRVAVATDTGEIAAVVTAHGGEAVMTRSTHPSGSDRIHEAMQKLDPDGRAEIVINLQGDFPTITPQTIREVLPPFDDPAVDIVTLASQIHTEEEDLAPSVVKAIGSPIGPRRLRALYFTRATAPHGDGPRYHHIGLYAYRRAALERFVSLPPSPLERQESLEQLRAVEAGMRIDIIIVDSVPRGVDTPPDLETARSILSKS from the coding sequence ATGATCGATCCCCGCATCCTGGTGCTGATCCCGGCCCGCATGGCCGCCACCCGTCTGCCCGGCAAACCGCTCGCCGACATCGCCGGCCTGCCGATGATCGTGCACGTGATGCGGCGCGCCGAGGCCGCGGGGATCGGCCGGGTCGCGGTCGCCACCGATACGGGCGAGATCGCCGCGGTGGTGACCGCCCATGGCGGCGAGGCCGTGATGACCCGCTCCACACACCCCTCCGGCTCCGACCGCATTCACGAGGCCATGCAGAAGCTCGATCCGGACGGCAGGGCCGAGATCGTGATCAATCTCCAGGGCGATTTTCCGACCATCACGCCGCAGACCATCCGCGAGGTGCTGCCACCCTTTGACGACCCGGCGGTCGACATCGTGACGCTGGCCTCGCAGATCCATACCGAGGAGGAAGACCTCGCGCCGAGCGTCGTGAAGGCGATCGGCTCGCCGATTGGCCCGAGGCGCCTGCGGGCACTCTATTTTACCCGCGCCACTGCCCCCCACGGCGACGGACCGCGTTACCACCATATTGGTCTTTATGCTTATCGACGCGCTGCGCTGGAGCGTTTCGTGTCGCTGCCGCCTTCGCCGCTGGAGCGTCAGGAAAGCCTGGAGCAGCTCCGGGCGGTGGAAGCCGGCATGCGCATCGACATCATCATCGTCGACAGCGTGCCCCGCGGCGTCGACACGCCGCCCGATCTCGAAACCGCGCGCAGCATCCTTTCCAAATCCTGA
- a CDS encoding ABC transporter substrate-binding protein, translating to MAITRRDLLLTGAAVAALPALGSGAGVPVIGAAEAQSASELTSSELPWRHALSLFGDIKYPADFKRFDYVNPDAPKGGVARMISLGTFDNFNIAVAGIKGSLAPAAAMIYETLMTRAQDEVATEYGELAEAAQHPDDFSWVTYRLRREARWHDGKPVTPEDVIFSLESLKKLSPMYASYYRHVTKVEKSGERDVKFTFDAPGNRELPTIVGELTVLPKHWWEGTDAQGRKRDIGTTTLEPPLGSGPYKIKEFVAGRSIRLERVKDHWGANLPSQIGTNNFDELRFEFFRDNLVALEAFKADQADWIAENSAKQWATAYDFPAVTEKRVIKEEFPINDSGRMQAFVVNIRRPQFKDARVRRAFNYAFDFEEMNKQLFFGQYKRINSYFEGTELAARGLPQGEELQILETVKDKVPPEVFTTPYQNPVGGSPEAVRANLREAAKLLKEAGFEVRDHKLVDASGKVLTVEILVQDPSSERIALFYKPSLERIGVNTSVRVVDDAQYQNRLRSFDFDMIIDQWGESLSPGNEQREFWGSQTADVPGARNTIGIKNPAVDALIEKVIFAKNRAGLVAATRALDRVLLWNFYVVPQFTYPFSRYARWDRFSHAEPLPKYGRSGLPTLWWYDAEKAARIGKRS from the coding sequence TTGGCCATTACCCGACGCGATCTCCTGCTCACCGGCGCGGCCGTTGCCGCGCTCCCCGCTCTCGGTTCCGGCGCGGGCGTTCCCGTCATTGGCGCGGCCGAGGCGCAATCGGCGAGTGAGCTGACTTCAAGTGAGCTTCCCTGGCGCCACGCGCTGTCGCTGTTCGGCGACATCAAGTACCCCGCCGATTTCAAGCGCTTCGACTACGTCAATCCGGACGCGCCCAAGGGCGGCGTCGCCCGTATGATCTCGCTCGGCACCTTCGACAATTTCAACATCGCGGTGGCCGGCATCAAGGGCTCGCTCGCGCCGGCCGCGGCCATGATCTACGAAACGCTGATGACGCGGGCGCAGGACGAGGTCGCGACCGAGTACGGCGAACTGGCCGAAGCCGCGCAACATCCGGATGATTTTTCCTGGGTGACCTATCGCCTGCGGAGAGAAGCGCGCTGGCACGACGGGAAGCCGGTGACGCCGGAGGACGTGATCTTCTCGCTGGAGAGCCTGAAGAAGCTGAGCCCGATGTATGCCTCCTACTACCGCCACGTGACCAAGGTGGAGAAGAGCGGTGAGCGCGACGTCAAATTCACGTTCGATGCGCCCGGCAATCGCGAACTGCCCACCATCGTCGGCGAGCTCACGGTGCTGCCAAAACACTGGTGGGAGGGCACCGACGCCCAGGGGCGCAAGCGCGATATTGGCACGACTACGCTGGAGCCGCCGCTGGGCTCCGGCCCGTACAAGATCAAGGAATTCGTTGCCGGGCGCTCGATCAGGCTCGAACGCGTCAAGGACCATTGGGGCGCCAATCTCCCGAGCCAGATCGGCACCAACAATTTCGACGAGCTGCGCTTCGAATTTTTCCGCGACAATCTCGTCGCGTTGGAAGCTTTCAAGGCCGACCAGGCCGACTGGATCGCGGAAAACTCCGCCAAGCAATGGGCGACGGCCTACGACTTTCCGGCGGTGACCGAGAAGCGGGTGATCAAGGAGGAGTTTCCGATCAACGATTCCGGCCGCATGCAGGCCTTCGTCGTCAACATCAGGCGTCCCCAGTTCAAGGACGCGCGGGTGCGGCGCGCCTTCAACTATGCCTTCGACTTCGAGGAGATGAACAAACAGCTGTTCTTCGGTCAGTACAAGCGCATCAACAGCTATTTCGAAGGGACCGAGCTGGCCGCAAGGGGGCTGCCGCAGGGCGAGGAGCTGCAGATCCTCGAGACCGTCAAGGACAAGGTGCCGCCGGAAGTCTTCACCACGCCTTACCAGAATCCGGTCGGAGGCAGTCCCGAGGCCGTGCGAGCCAATTTGCGCGAAGCGGCGAAGCTGCTGAAAGAGGCGGGCTTCGAGGTGCGCGACCACAAGCTGGTCGACGCCTCGGGCAAGGTTCTGACGGTCGAGATCCTGGTGCAGGACCCCTCGTCCGAGCGCATCGCGCTATTCTACAAGCCGTCACTGGAGCGGATCGGCGTCAATACGTCGGTTCGTGTGGTCGATGACGCGCAATACCAGAACCGGCTGCGCAGCTTCGACTTCGATATGATCATCGATCAATGGGGCGAGTCGCTCTCGCCGGGCAATGAGCAGCGCGAGTTCTGGGGCTCGCAGACGGCCGACGTGCCCGGCGCGCGCAATACCATCGGCATCAAGAATCCTGCCGTGGACGCCCTGATCGAGAAGGTGATCTTCGCCAAGAACCGGGCCGGTCTCGTCGCCGCAACGCGCGCGCTCGATCGCGTCCTGCTGTGGAATTTCTACGTGGTGCCGCAGTTCACCTATCCATTCTCGCGCTACGCCCGCTGGGACCGCTTCAGCCATGCCGAGCCGCTGCCGAAATACGGCCGATCCGGCCTGCCGACGCTGTGGTGGTATGACGCGGAAAAGGCGGCGCGCATCGGAAAACGCTCTTGA